CTACACCGCGCGCCGCTGGCGCCGCGTCCTCTTCTATTACGCTTCCCCCGGTTTCCTCGACGAGACCATGGCCGTCTATCTCGCCACCGGGCTCACCCGCGGCCGCCCCCGCCCCGAAGCCGACGAAGCCATCCGCACCCGCTTCTTCCCGCTCCGCCAGCTCGCCCGCGCCGCCGCCCGCGGCAAGCTGCGCGACGGCAAGACCATCTCCGCCGTTCTCGCGCTCGCTTCTTCTGCAAGGCCCTAGCCCACCTTAGCCCTCCAAATCGCGCCAAACCCGCATTTTCAGCGGCTTTTCACGTCTCCGCGCCATTGACATATCGCATTACCACTGTAAAAATACTCGTCAACAGCTCCAAATCAGGTTTCCACGACTGCAAGCCCAGGGGTTCCTAGCAAGCGAGGGTTTTTCCTCAGCTCCAACGGGTGTCTGGACCGTTTGAAGCCTTACGCACGTGCACCGGTCTGCACTCGGGCCTCCTTCTCCGCTCTTTCGGCGGGAAGGCGGCGCACGCCATGGCTTGGTGCGGGAGGAAGAAAGCAAGTGGCTCGTTTGAAAGGCAAAGTGAAGTGGTTCAATAATGCCAAGGGTTACGGATTCATCGGCCGCGAGGATGGCGGCGCGGATGTCTTCGTGCACTACAGCTCGATCCAATCCGAAGGCTACAAGAGCCTGCAGGAAGGCGACGATGTCGAGTTCGAGATCGCGCAGGGCCAGAAAGGTCCGCAGGCAGAGAACGTGGTGAGGCTCCAGAGCATGTCCGAGCAGTAAGCCACCACCGCGAACCCTTCGCGCATCACTCCGTACCTAGCGCAGAAACCTGGCTCCCGTAGCTGGGTTTTTTATTGCTGTGGACTGTGGACAGTGCACGGTGGAGAGCAGCGCGCCGACCTCTGTCCACCGTCCACTGTCCACGGTAGACTTTTTCCCGTGCCCACCTTCGACAACAAGCAGCTCGCCAACATCTTCTACGAGACCGCCGACCTCATGGAGGTCCGGAACGACGACCCCTTCCGCATCCGCTCCTATCGCCGCGCTGCCGAAGCCATCGAGTCCTATCCCAGCCAGATCTCCGAGCTCATCTCCGAACCCAAGCGCCTGCTCGAGATTCCCGGGATCGGCAAGGGCATGCTCGCCAACCTCCAGCAGCTCTTCTCTGAAGGCAAGCTCGCACTGCGCGAAGAGCTGCTGCAGAAGTACCGCCCCTCGATGCTCGAGCTGCTCAAGATCTCCGGCCTCGGCCCCAAGACCATCGCCCTCATCTGGGACGCTTTCCAAATCTGCGACCTCGACGGCGTCGCCAGGCTCGCTACCGAAGGCAAGCTCCGCGAGCTGCCGCGCCTCTCGGAAAAGACCGAGCAAAAGATCCTCAAGTCCATCGCGAACTACCGCCGCATCTCCGGCCGCTTTCATCTCGACGAAGCCGACCAGACCGCGCAGAAGCTCATCGCGCACATCGCCGGCGCCCCTGGCGTCGAAAAGGTAACGCCCGCCGGCTCGCTCCGCCGCGGCCGCGAGACCGTCGGCGATCTCGACCTGCTCGTCACCGGCAAGATCTTCGCCGGCAAGAAT
The Terriglobales bacterium DNA segment above includes these coding regions:
- a CDS encoding cold shock domain-containing protein; its protein translation is MARLKGKVKWFNNAKGYGFIGREDGGADVFVHYSSIQSEGYKSLQEGDDVEFEIAQGQKGPQAENVVRLQSMSEQ